A single genomic interval of Lathyrus oleraceus cultivar Zhongwan6 chromosome 7, CAAS_Psat_ZW6_1.0, whole genome shotgun sequence harbors:
- the LOC127107270 gene encoding uncharacterized protein LOC127107270 isoform X3, translating to MKSDGALKQNHQESYIRTRENPFFDGLLSKDIDETKTSKLVMDMSTNGIDQLPFDNSAFSEDFNYESIEHSPSEKWLERSKITPFIQLDIQSNEEENSHAPAILQHVEKIYTVTRRKEKLSNVLLPLSAASYYNGVSPEIQIVESCEGIYKLNAYLKARKDDVNAGVPGKFLYAVMGSDDADVGTVASTIMYSFYLNVTSKNDQICIVPIININRSNLGAHVELKWLLDSCQIHQSSLIFADEIDMSYYDLFGSLKILLLKSSKIANKQEGEKIYPWVKNVTIGEEGSCCTAIAEKFVAYSPELLTSKSFSKLLLSGILLDTTNLRDPHCTSKDKYMVSLLINGAGRYGCNGLYQLLRYKMHDLSSMQVGDILRKDFKKWKGQADNTDSRPISQIGMSCIGISIGQLLSYTDNLAHEITCFQFAEKLRALIIVSGYFNKEKNFKREVLVSTESVKLLESLLFFFDFNASRLPLKILQIPGLKNEMKAYQIDKITSRKIVEHLIEEFVGIPKA from the exons ATGAAATCTGATGGAGCTTTGAAACAAAATCACCAG GAATCATATATTCGTACTAGAGAGAATCCTTTCTTTGATGGGCTTTTAAGCAAAG ATATTGATGAAACCAAAACTTCAAAACTTGTCATGGATATGTCTACAAATGGCATAGATCAATTGCCATTTGATAACTCAGCATTCTCTGAAGATTTCAACTATGAATCAATCGAACATTCCCCGTCTGAAAAATGGTTAGAAAGAAGCAAAATTACTCCATTTATACAACTAGATATTCAATCAAATGAAGAAGAGAATTCACATGCACCAGCAATATTACAACATGTGGAAAAGATATACACTGTTACAAGAAGAAAAGAAAAGCTATCAAATGTTCTTCTTCCACTATCAGCAGCTTCATATTATAATGGAGTATCACCAGAAATTCAAATTGTTGAATCATGTGAAGGTATTTATAAGCTCAATGCATATTTGAAGGCTAGAAAGGATGATGTTAATGCTGGTGTGCCTGGAAAATTCTTGTATGCTGTAATGGGATCAGATGATGCTG ATGTTGGAACTGTGGCTTCAACTATCATGTACTCCTTCTATCTAAATGTAACTTCAAAAAATGATCAAATCTGCATAGTACCAATTATCAACATTAACAGATCAAATCTTGGGGCACATGTTGAACTCAAGTGGTTACTTGATTCATGTCAAATTCATCAATCATCCTTAATTTTTGCTGATGAG ATTGATATGTCATATTATGATCTATTTGGAAGTCTTAAGATACTATTGTTGAAGAGCAGCAAGATTGCCAACAAACAAGAG GGTGAGAAAATATATCCATGGGTAAAAAATGTAACAATTGGAGAG GAAGGTTCTTGTTGTACGGCTATAGCTGAAAAATTTGTAGCATATTCACCAGAATTATTGACTAGCAAATCCTTCAGTAAATTACTG TTATCTGGAATCCTATTGGACACTACAAATTTAAGGGACCCTCATTGCACCTCTAAAGATAAGTACATGGTTTCATTATTGATCAATGGTGCTGGTCGTTATGGATGCAATGGTCTTTATCAATTAT TGAGGTACAAAATGCATGATCTATCCTCTATGCAAGTAGGGGATATACTGCGAAAGGACTTTAAAAAGTGGAAAGGACAAG CAGACAATACAGATTCAAGACCAATATCTCAAATTGGCATGAGTTGTATTGGAATTTCAATTGGACAGCTGCTCTCTTACACGGACAATCTAGCACACGAAATAACATGTTTCCAAT TTGCAGAGAAACTTCGAGCACTTATCATCGTTTCAGGGTACTTTAATAAGGAAAAGAACTTTAAG AGAGAAGTTTTAGTATCAACTGAATCTGTGAAGCTATTGGAGAGTTTGCTCTTTTTCTTCGATTTTAATGCCTCTCGACTGCCACTCAAAATTTTACAAATCCCAG
- the LOC127107270 gene encoding uncharacterized protein LOC127107270 isoform X2 yields MKSDGALKQNHQESYIRTRENPFFDGLLSKDIDETKTSKLVMDMSTNGIDQLPFDNSAFSEDFNYESIEHSPSEKWLERSKITPFIQLDIQSNEEENSHAPAILQHVEKIYTVTRRKEKLSNVLLPLSAASYYNGVSPEIQIVESCEGIYKLNAYLKARKDDVNAGVPGKFLYAVMGSDDADVGTVASTIMYSFYLNVTSKNDQICIVPIININRSNLGAHVELKWLLDSCQIHQSSLIFADEIDMSYYDLFGSLKILLLKSSKIANKQEKLKHAVVEIFHCRKGEKIYPWVKNVTIGEEGSCCTAIAEKFVAYSPELLTSKSFSKLLLSGILLDTTNLRDPHCTSKDKYMVSLLINGAGRYGCNGLYQLLRYKMHDLSSMQVGDILRKDFKKWKGQDNTDSRPISQIGMSCIGISIGQLLSYTDNLAHEITCFQFAEKLRALIIVSGYFNKEKNFKREVLVSTESVKLLESLLFFFDFNASRLPLKILQIPGLKNEMKAYQIDKITSRKIVEHLIEEFVGIPKA; encoded by the exons ATGAAATCTGATGGAGCTTTGAAACAAAATCACCAG GAATCATATATTCGTACTAGAGAGAATCCTTTCTTTGATGGGCTTTTAAGCAAAG ATATTGATGAAACCAAAACTTCAAAACTTGTCATGGATATGTCTACAAATGGCATAGATCAATTGCCATTTGATAACTCAGCATTCTCTGAAGATTTCAACTATGAATCAATCGAACATTCCCCGTCTGAAAAATGGTTAGAAAGAAGCAAAATTACTCCATTTATACAACTAGATATTCAATCAAATGAAGAAGAGAATTCACATGCACCAGCAATATTACAACATGTGGAAAAGATATACACTGTTACAAGAAGAAAAGAAAAGCTATCAAATGTTCTTCTTCCACTATCAGCAGCTTCATATTATAATGGAGTATCACCAGAAATTCAAATTGTTGAATCATGTGAAGGTATTTATAAGCTCAATGCATATTTGAAGGCTAGAAAGGATGATGTTAATGCTGGTGTGCCTGGAAAATTCTTGTATGCTGTAATGGGATCAGATGATGCTG ATGTTGGAACTGTGGCTTCAACTATCATGTACTCCTTCTATCTAAATGTAACTTCAAAAAATGATCAAATCTGCATAGTACCAATTATCAACATTAACAGATCAAATCTTGGGGCACATGTTGAACTCAAGTGGTTACTTGATTCATGTCAAATTCATCAATCATCCTTAATTTTTGCTGATGAG ATTGATATGTCATATTATGATCTATTTGGAAGTCTTAAGATACTATTGTTGAAGAGCAGCAAGATTGCCAACAAACAAGAG AAATTGAAGCATGCTGTGGTGGAAATTTTTCACTGCAGAAAG GGTGAGAAAATATATCCATGGGTAAAAAATGTAACAATTGGAGAG GAAGGTTCTTGTTGTACGGCTATAGCTGAAAAATTTGTAGCATATTCACCAGAATTATTGACTAGCAAATCCTTCAGTAAATTACTG TTATCTGGAATCCTATTGGACACTACAAATTTAAGGGACCCTCATTGCACCTCTAAAGATAAGTACATGGTTTCATTATTGATCAATGGTGCTGGTCGTTATGGATGCAATGGTCTTTATCAATTAT TGAGGTACAAAATGCATGATCTATCCTCTATGCAAGTAGGGGATATACTGCGAAAGGACTTTAAAAAGTGGAAAGGACAAG ACAATACAGATTCAAGACCAATATCTCAAATTGGCATGAGTTGTATTGGAATTTCAATTGGACAGCTGCTCTCTTACACGGACAATCTAGCACACGAAATAACATGTTTCCAAT TTGCAGAGAAACTTCGAGCACTTATCATCGTTTCAGGGTACTTTAATAAGGAAAAGAACTTTAAG AGAGAAGTTTTAGTATCAACTGAATCTGTGAAGCTATTGGAGAGTTTGCTCTTTTTCTTCGATTTTAATGCCTCTCGACTGCCACTCAAAATTTTACAAATCCCAG
- the LOC127107270 gene encoding uncharacterized protein LOC127107270 isoform X1 codes for MKSDGALKQNHQESYIRTRENPFFDGLLSKDIDETKTSKLVMDMSTNGIDQLPFDNSAFSEDFNYESIEHSPSEKWLERSKITPFIQLDIQSNEEENSHAPAILQHVEKIYTVTRRKEKLSNVLLPLSAASYYNGVSPEIQIVESCEGIYKLNAYLKARKDDVNAGVPGKFLYAVMGSDDADVGTVASTIMYSFYLNVTSKNDQICIVPIININRSNLGAHVELKWLLDSCQIHQSSLIFADEIDMSYYDLFGSLKILLLKSSKIANKQEKLKHAVVEIFHCRKGEKIYPWVKNVTIGEEGSCCTAIAEKFVAYSPELLTSKSFSKLLLSGILLDTTNLRDPHCTSKDKYMVSLLINGAGRYGCNGLYQLLRYKMHDLSSMQVGDILRKDFKKWKGQADNTDSRPISQIGMSCIGISIGQLLSYTDNLAHEITCFQFAEKLRALIIVSGYFNKEKNFKREVLVSTESVKLLESLLFFFDFNASRLPLKILQIPGLKNEMKAYQIDKITSRKIVEHLIEEFVGIPKA; via the exons ATGAAATCTGATGGAGCTTTGAAACAAAATCACCAG GAATCATATATTCGTACTAGAGAGAATCCTTTCTTTGATGGGCTTTTAAGCAAAG ATATTGATGAAACCAAAACTTCAAAACTTGTCATGGATATGTCTACAAATGGCATAGATCAATTGCCATTTGATAACTCAGCATTCTCTGAAGATTTCAACTATGAATCAATCGAACATTCCCCGTCTGAAAAATGGTTAGAAAGAAGCAAAATTACTCCATTTATACAACTAGATATTCAATCAAATGAAGAAGAGAATTCACATGCACCAGCAATATTACAACATGTGGAAAAGATATACACTGTTACAAGAAGAAAAGAAAAGCTATCAAATGTTCTTCTTCCACTATCAGCAGCTTCATATTATAATGGAGTATCACCAGAAATTCAAATTGTTGAATCATGTGAAGGTATTTATAAGCTCAATGCATATTTGAAGGCTAGAAAGGATGATGTTAATGCTGGTGTGCCTGGAAAATTCTTGTATGCTGTAATGGGATCAGATGATGCTG ATGTTGGAACTGTGGCTTCAACTATCATGTACTCCTTCTATCTAAATGTAACTTCAAAAAATGATCAAATCTGCATAGTACCAATTATCAACATTAACAGATCAAATCTTGGGGCACATGTTGAACTCAAGTGGTTACTTGATTCATGTCAAATTCATCAATCATCCTTAATTTTTGCTGATGAG ATTGATATGTCATATTATGATCTATTTGGAAGTCTTAAGATACTATTGTTGAAGAGCAGCAAGATTGCCAACAAACAAGAG AAATTGAAGCATGCTGTGGTGGAAATTTTTCACTGCAGAAAG GGTGAGAAAATATATCCATGGGTAAAAAATGTAACAATTGGAGAG GAAGGTTCTTGTTGTACGGCTATAGCTGAAAAATTTGTAGCATATTCACCAGAATTATTGACTAGCAAATCCTTCAGTAAATTACTG TTATCTGGAATCCTATTGGACACTACAAATTTAAGGGACCCTCATTGCACCTCTAAAGATAAGTACATGGTTTCATTATTGATCAATGGTGCTGGTCGTTATGGATGCAATGGTCTTTATCAATTAT TGAGGTACAAAATGCATGATCTATCCTCTATGCAAGTAGGGGATATACTGCGAAAGGACTTTAAAAAGTGGAAAGGACAAG CAGACAATACAGATTCAAGACCAATATCTCAAATTGGCATGAGTTGTATTGGAATTTCAATTGGACAGCTGCTCTCTTACACGGACAATCTAGCACACGAAATAACATGTTTCCAAT TTGCAGAGAAACTTCGAGCACTTATCATCGTTTCAGGGTACTTTAATAAGGAAAAGAACTTTAAG AGAGAAGTTTTAGTATCAACTGAATCTGTGAAGCTATTGGAGAGTTTGCTCTTTTTCTTCGATTTTAATGCCTCTCGACTGCCACTCAAAATTTTACAAATCCCAG